A section of the Pseudorasbora parva isolate DD20220531a chromosome 2, ASM2467924v1, whole genome shotgun sequence genome encodes:
- the spop gene encoding speckle-type POZ protein — protein sequence MSRVPSPPPPAEMTSGPVAESWCYTQIKVVKFSYMWTINNFSFCREEMGEVIKSSTFSSGANDKLKWCLRVNPKGLDEESKDYLSLYLLLVSCPKSEVRAKFKFSILNAKGEETKAMESQRAYRFVQGKDWGFKKFIRRDFLLDEANGLLPDDKLTLFCEVSVVQDSVNISGQNTMNMVKVPDCRLADELGGLWEHSRFTDCSLCVAGQEFQAHKAILAARSPVFSAMFEHEMEESKKNRVEINDVEAEVFKEMMFFIYTGKAPNLDKMADDLLAAADKYALERLKVMCEDALCTSLSVENAAEILILADLHSADQLKTQAVDFINYHASDVMETSGWKSMVASHPHLVAEAYRSLASAQCPFLGPPRKRLKQS from the exons ATCAAAGTGGTTAAGTTCTCCTATATGTGGACCATCAACAACTTCAGCTTCTGCCGGGAGGAGATGGGCGAGGTTATCAAAAGCTCCACCTTCTCCTCAGGGGCCAATGACAAGCTCAAATG gTGTTTGCGGGTGAATCCAAAAGGTCTAGATGAAGAGAGTAAAGATTATCTGTCGCTCTATCTTCTCCTGGTCAGCTGTCCTAAGAGCGAGGTTCGGGCCAAGTTCAAGTTCTCCATCCTTAACGCCAAGGGCGAGGAAACCAAAGCTATGG aGAGTCAGCGGGCGTATCGCTTTGTACAAGGAAAAGACTGGGGTTTCAAGAAGTTCATAAGGAGAGACTTCCTCCTGGATGAGGCCAATGGGCTGCTGCCTGATGACAAATTGACACTCTTCTGTGAA GTGAGTGTGGTACAGGACTCTGTGAATATCTCGGGTCAGAACACCATGAACATGGTGAAGGTCCCTGACTGCCGGCTGGCAGATGAATTAGGCGGACTGTGGGAACATTCCAGATTCACGGACTGCTCGCTGTGTGTCGCTGGGCAAGAGTTCCAGGCACACAAAGCCATTCTGGCAG CACGTTCCCCAGTTTTCAGCGCTATGTTTGAACACGAGATGGAGGAGAGTAAAAAG AACCGAGTGGAGATAAATGACGTGGAGGCTGAGGTCTTTAAAGAGATGATGTTCTTCATCTACACTGGCAAAGCACCCAACCTTGACAAGATGGCTGACGACCTGCTCGCTGCTGCTGACAAG TATGCTCTAGAGCGGCTGAAGGTGATGTGTGAGGACGCTCTGTGCACCAGTCTGTCCGTGGAAAATGCAGCAGAGATTCTGATCTTGGCCGACCTGCACAGTGCTGACCAGCTCAAGACGCAGGCCGTCGACTTCATCAACTA CCATGCGTCCGATGTGATGGAGACCTCGggatggaagtcaatggtggcGTCTCATCCTCACCTGGTCGCCGAGGCATACCGCTCCCTGGCCTCCGCCCAGTGCCCTTTCCTCGGCCCTCCCCGCAAACGCCTCAAACAGTCATAG